The Streptomyces achromogenes genome window below encodes:
- a CDS encoding cobyric acid synthase, with amino-acid sequence MSGGLLVAGTTSDAGKSVVTAGICRWLVRQGVKVAPFKAQNMSLNSFVTREGAEIGRAQAMQAQACRVEPTALMNPVLLKPGGERSSQVVLLGRPVGEMSARGYHGGRQQRLLGTVLDCLAELRGTYDAVICEGAGSPAEINLRRTDIVNMGIARSARLPVLVVGDIDRGGVFASFFGTVALLSPEDQELVAGFLVNKFRGDVSLLEPGLDMLHGLTGRRTYGVLPFRHGLGIDEEDGLRVSLRGTVRESNTAPPVGEDVLRVAVCAVPLMSNFTDVDALAAEPGVVVRFVDRPEELADADLVVVPGTRGTVRALQWLRERGLADALVRRAAEQRPVLGVCGGYQILGTRIEDEVESRLGRVDGLGLLPVRVRFAPEKTLTRPVGEALGESVEGYEIHHGVATVDGGEAFLRDDRGNPLDGCRVGQVWGTHWHGSLESDGFRRAFLREVAAAAGRRFVPAPDTSFAALREEQLDRLGDLIEEHADTDALWRLIESGAPRGLPFVPPGAPA; translated from the coding sequence ATGAGCGGGGGGCTCCTCGTCGCCGGCACGACCTCCGACGCCGGCAAGAGCGTCGTCACCGCCGGGATCTGCCGGTGGCTGGTGCGACAGGGCGTCAAGGTCGCGCCGTTCAAGGCGCAGAACATGTCCCTCAACTCCTTCGTGACACGGGAGGGCGCCGAGATCGGGCGGGCGCAGGCCATGCAGGCGCAGGCCTGCCGGGTGGAGCCGACCGCGCTGATGAACCCCGTGCTCCTCAAGCCGGGCGGGGAGCGCAGCAGCCAGGTCGTGCTGCTGGGCAGGCCGGTGGGCGAGATGAGCGCCCGCGGGTACCACGGGGGCCGGCAGCAAAGACTCCTCGGCACCGTTCTCGACTGTCTCGCCGAGTTGCGGGGCACGTATGACGCGGTGATCTGTGAGGGGGCGGGCAGTCCCGCCGAGATCAACCTGCGGCGGACCGACATCGTGAACATGGGGATCGCGCGGAGCGCGCGGCTGCCCGTGCTCGTCGTCGGCGACATCGACCGGGGCGGGGTCTTCGCGTCGTTCTTCGGCACCGTCGCCCTGCTGTCGCCCGAGGACCAGGAACTGGTCGCCGGGTTCCTCGTCAACAAGTTCCGCGGGGACGTCTCCCTGCTGGAGCCGGGCCTGGACATGCTGCACGGGCTCACCGGACGGCGGACGTACGGGGTGCTGCCGTTCCGGCACGGGCTCGGGATCGACGAGGAGGACGGGCTGAGGGTCTCGCTGCGGGGGACCGTGCGGGAGTCGAACACCGCTCCGCCGGTCGGCGAGGACGTGCTGCGGGTCGCCGTCTGCGCGGTCCCGCTGATGTCCAACTTCACCGACGTGGACGCGCTGGCCGCCGAGCCCGGCGTCGTCGTGCGGTTCGTCGACCGGCCCGAGGAACTGGCCGACGCCGACCTGGTCGTCGTACCGGGCACCCGGGGCACCGTGCGGGCGCTTCAGTGGCTGCGCGAACGCGGCCTCGCCGACGCGCTGGTGCGCCGGGCCGCCGAGCAGCGGCCCGTCCTCGGCGTCTGCGGGGGCTACCAGATCCTCGGCACGCGGATCGAGGACGAGGTCGAGAGCCGGCTCGGCCGGGTCGACGGGCTCGGCCTGCTCCCCGTGCGGGTGCGGTTCGCCCCGGAGAAGACCCTCACCCGCCCGGTGGGCGAAGCCCTCGGCGAGTCCGTCGAGGGGTACGAGATCCACCACGGGGTGGCCACCGTGGACGGCGGGGAGGCGTTCCTGCGCGACGACCGCGGGAACCCCCTGGACGGCTGCCGGGTCGGGCAGGTGTGGGGCACGCACTGGCACGGCTCGCTGGAGTCGGACGGGTTCCGGCGGGCATTCCTGCGCGAGGTGGCCGCGGCCGCGGGCCGGCGTTTCGTGCCCGCTCCCGACACCTCGTTCGCCGCGCTGCGCGAGGAACAGCTGGACCGGCTCGGCGACCTGATCGAGGAGCACGCGGACACCGACGCGCTCTGGCGGCTGATCGAGTCGGGCGCGCCGCGGGGACTGCCGTTCGTTCCCCCGGGAGCGCCCGCGTGA
- a CDS encoding inorganic phosphate transporter: protein MENFSLILAIVVVTALAFDFTNGFHDTANAMATTISTGALKPKVAVAMSAVLNLVGAFLSVEVANTISKGLVDETGIRPEVIFAALVGAILWNLLTWLVGLPSSSSHALMGGLIGATIASAGTGAVHGDVLVTKVLLPAVAAPIVAGVAAMFATRLSYTLGRKADGRAADKGYRAGQIASAGLVSLAHGTNDAQKTMGIITLALVAGGAVAPDSDPPTWVILSAGLAIALGTYLGGWRIIRTMGKGLTDLQPQQGFAAQTSAATVILASSHLGFSLSTTHSVSGAVMGAGLGRKGGVVRWSTATRMFVAWGLTLPAAALVGALAESVTGLGDWGTAVVAVFLIASSAAIWKISRREVVDASNVNESEEPAGVITTAIAMVAPPPTGTPAEDVTTVLTATIPAPAASAAPPAPAAPPAAAV, encoded by the coding sequence ATGGAAAACTTCTCGCTGATCCTCGCGATTGTGGTGGTAACCGCACTTGCGTTTGATTTCACGAACGGTTTTCACGACACCGCCAACGCGATGGCCACGACCATCTCGACCGGTGCACTCAAGCCCAAGGTCGCGGTGGCCATGTCCGCCGTGCTGAACCTTGTGGGAGCCTTCCTCTCGGTGGAGGTCGCCAACACGATCTCCAAGGGTCTCGTCGACGAGACCGGCATCCGTCCCGAGGTCATCTTCGCCGCCCTGGTCGGCGCGATCCTCTGGAACCTGCTGACCTGGCTGGTGGGCCTGCCCTCCAGCTCCTCGCACGCCCTGATGGGCGGTCTGATCGGCGCCACCATCGCCTCGGCCGGTACGGGCGCGGTGCACGGCGACGTGCTGGTCACCAAGGTGCTGCTGCCGGCGGTCGCCGCGCCGATCGTCGCGGGCGTCGCGGCGATGTTCGCCACCCGCCTCTCCTACACGCTGGGCCGCAAGGCCGACGGCAGGGCCGCGGACAAGGGCTACCGCGCGGGCCAGATCGCCTCGGCCGGCCTGGTCTCCCTCGCCCACGGCACCAACGACGCCCAGAAGACGATGGGCATCATCACCCTGGCCCTGGTGGCCGGCGGCGCCGTGGCGCCCGACTCCGACCCGCCCACCTGGGTCATCCTCTCGGCCGGTCTGGCCATCGCGCTCGGCACCTACCTCGGCGGCTGGCGCATCATCCGCACGATGGGCAAGGGGCTGACCGATCTCCAGCCGCAGCAGGGCTTCGCGGCGCAGACCAGTGCCGCGACGGTCATCCTGGCCTCCTCTCACCTCGGCTTCTCCCTCTCCACCACGCATTCGGTCTCCGGTGCGGTGATGGGCGCGGGGCTGGGCCGCAAGGGCGGCGTGGTCCGCTGGTCGACCGCGACCCGCATGTTCGTCGCGTGGGGTCTGACCCTCCCGGCCGCCGCCCTGGTGGGCGCGCTCGCCGAGTCGGTCACCGGGCTCGGCGACTGGGGCACGGCCGTGGTCGCCGTCTTCCTGATCGCCTCCAGCGCGGCCATCTGGAAGATCTCCCGGCGCGAGGTCGTCGACGCGTCGAACGTCAACGAGTCCGAGGAGCCGGCCGGTGTGATCACCACGGCCATCGCCATGGTCGCGCCGCCGCCCACGGGCACGCCGGCCGAGGACGTCACGACGGTCCTGACGGCCACCATCCCGGCGCCGGCCGCGTCGGCCGCGCCGCCCGCCCCCGCCGCTCCCCCGGCCGCGGCCGTCTGA
- a CDS encoding alpha/beta hydrolase: MRTVTATAAAVTAALAAGAAGVVAGRFASDVALKAPPGRPLPTEPRLTVHGTAAGQVTLTRDLAALRPGAYGLSGDGSHAVVGPVLPDAPHTADTVVRRLERVTHGSLDAGDAVRLTPNLYVGDPGTALGLDHADVDVPGELGNLPAWFVPGARRTWVIAVHGLGTTREHALNLIGFLHGARFPVLALAYRGDLGAPRSPDGLNHLGATEWRDLDAAMRYAVRYGARRVVLLGWSTGAAMALRAAADSGLRDLVSGLVLDSPVLDWRTTVRALAAARHTPAVLLPLAVRAAEGRTGMAGGAPGGTGGPGGADGSPARLRVPTLILHGPDDTVAPWADSRRLADRRPDLVTLHTVPHAPHGAMWNPDPAAYEETLRRFLTPLM; this comes from the coding sequence GTGCGCACTGTCACAGCGACGGCCGCCGCCGTCACCGCAGCCCTGGCCGCCGGCGCCGCCGGTGTCGTCGCCGGCCGGTTCGCCAGCGACGTCGCGTTGAAGGCGCCGCCCGGCCGGCCCCTGCCCACCGAACCCCGGCTCACCGTGCACGGCACGGCCGCCGGACAGGTCACCCTCACGCGCGACCTCGCGGCCTTGCGCCCCGGCGCCTACGGCCTCTCCGGCGACGGTTCCCACGCCGTCGTCGGCCCGGTCCTGCCCGACGCCCCGCACACCGCCGACACCGTCGTCCGTCGGCTGGAACGCGTCACCCACGGCTCCCTGGACGCCGGTGACGCGGTCCGGCTCACCCCGAACCTGTACGTCGGCGACCCCGGCACCGCCCTCGGTCTCGACCACGCCGACGTCGACGTGCCCGGCGAACTGGGCAACCTGCCCGCCTGGTTCGTCCCCGGAGCCCGTCGCACCTGGGTGATCGCCGTGCACGGTCTGGGGACCACCCGGGAACACGCCCTCAACCTCATCGGCTTCCTGCACGGCGCCCGCTTCCCCGTGCTCGCCCTCGCCTACCGCGGAGACCTCGGCGCGCCCCGTTCCCCGGACGGCCTGAACCACCTCGGCGCGACCGAGTGGCGCGACCTGGACGCGGCGATGCGGTACGCCGTGCGCTACGGCGCCCGGCGCGTCGTCCTGCTCGGCTGGTCCACGGGCGCCGCCATGGCCCTGCGCGCCGCCGCCGACTCCGGCCTGCGCGACCTGGTCTCGGGACTCGTGCTGGACTCCCCGGTCCTCGACTGGCGGACGACGGTGCGCGCCCTCGCCGCCGCCCGGCACACCCCCGCCGTCCTGCTGCCGCTCGCCGTCCGCGCCGCCGAGGGCCGCACCGGCATGGCGGGCGGCGCGCCCGGCGGCACGGGCGGACCCGGCGGCGCGGACGGCAGCCCGGCCCGGCTGCGGGTCCCGACCCTGATCCTCCACGGACCCGACGACACCGTCGCCCCCTGGGCCGACAGCCGCCGGCTCGCCGACCGCCGCCCCGACCTGGTCACCCTCCACACCGTCCCGCACGCCCCGCACGGCGCCATGTGGAACCCCGACCCCGCCGCCTACGAGGAGACCCTGCGCCGCTTCCTGACCCCGCTGATGTGA
- a CDS encoding cobalamin biosynthesis protein, whose protein sequence is MGAERVHAYGAAAGLLGDLLLGDPRRGHPVAGFGRAAGAVERLLWRDNRGWGALHTAVCAGGAVALGAVASRGVRHSPAASVALTAAATWAVVGGSSLVREARAIGRALEAGDVEAARARLPRLCGRDPQALDADGIARAVVESVAENTSDAVVGALVWGAVGGVPGLVGFRAVNTLDAMVGHRSPRYLRFGWAAARLDDLAGWPGARLTAVLAAAAGDDPRGALRAWRADARSHPSPNAGPVEASFAGALGVRLGGTLAYGGRVEHRPVLNGAAGRPVAVHDIERAARLSRRVGLLALGVTVAARLVAKGRQS, encoded by the coding sequence ATGGGTGCCGAGCGCGTCCACGCGTACGGCGCCGCCGCCGGCCTGCTCGGCGACCTGCTCCTCGGCGATCCCCGCCGCGGGCATCCGGTCGCCGGGTTCGGGCGGGCCGCGGGCGCCGTCGAACGGCTGCTGTGGCGGGACAACCGGGGGTGGGGCGCCCTGCACACCGCCGTGTGCGCGGGCGGCGCCGTGGCCCTCGGGGCCGTCGCCTCACGGGGTGTGCGCCACTCCCCCGCCGCCTCCGTCGCCCTGACCGCCGCCGCCACCTGGGCCGTCGTCGGGGGCAGTTCGCTCGTCCGCGAGGCCCGCGCGATCGGGCGGGCCCTGGAGGCGGGGGACGTCGAGGCGGCCCGCGCACGGCTACCGCGTCTGTGCGGGCGGGACCCCCAGGCGCTGGACGCCGACGGGATCGCCCGGGCCGTCGTGGAGTCCGTCGCCGAGAACACCTCCGACGCCGTCGTCGGGGCGCTGGTGTGGGGCGCCGTGGGCGGCGTGCCGGGACTGGTCGGGTTCCGGGCCGTCAACACCCTTGACGCGATGGTAGGTCACCGCTCGCCGCGGTACCTGCGCTTCGGCTGGGCCGCCGCCCGGCTCGACGACCTCGCCGGGTGGCCCGGGGCGCGGCTGACCGCCGTGCTGGCCGCCGCCGCGGGGGACGACCCGCGCGGCGCGCTGCGGGCCTGGCGCGCCGACGCCCGCAGTCACCCGAGCCCCAACGCGGGCCCCGTGGAGGCGTCTTTCGCGGGCGCCCTCGGGGTACGGCTGGGCGGGACCCTGGCGTACGGCGGCCGGGTCGAACACCGCCCGGTGCTCAACGGGGCGGCCGGACGGCCCGTCGCCGTGCACGACATCGAACGCGCCGCGCGGCTCTCCCGCCGCGTCGGTCTGCTCGCGCTCGGCGTCACCGTCGCCGCGCGCCTGGTCGCGAAGGGACGTCAGTCATGA